One Candidatus Saccharimonadales bacterium genomic window carries:
- a CDS encoding SprT family zinc-dependent metalloprotease, which produces MTSRIIDEEFGTIPVRRSAKATNVRLRVAPDGGLRASLPLYAPLFLVKRLIKNSRHELRQLLEDHQKEVVFTDGMQIGKSHSLLVRATTGRFLVARHGQQIIVHLPEGKQLNESTITKEIRSVVQQAMRLEAKSYLPKRLAFLADTHGFHYKKVRFSHASGRWGSCSSNGTISLNIALMKLPFELIDYVLIHELSHTIEMNHSESFWRLVEAGDPNYKSHRRLLKSETPSI; this is translated from the coding sequence CGCCAAAGCTACCAATGTACGCTTAAGGGTAGCGCCAGATGGTGGTCTTCGGGCTTCGCTACCTCTTTACGCACCTCTTTTTCTGGTAAAACGGCTTATCAAAAACTCTCGCCACGAACTTCGGCAACTCCTTGAAGATCACCAAAAAGAAGTAGTTTTTACAGATGGGATGCAAATCGGCAAAAGCCACTCGCTACTCGTGCGTGCAACAACCGGACGGTTTTTGGTAGCGAGGCATGGTCAGCAGATTATCGTGCATCTTCCCGAGGGAAAGCAGCTTAATGAAAGCACAATAACAAAAGAGATACGAAGTGTCGTCCAGCAGGCTATGCGACTCGAGGCAAAAAGTTATCTTCCTAAACGGCTTGCGTTCCTAGCCGATACTCACGGATTTCACTACAAAAAAGTACGGTTTTCTCACGCAAGTGGGCGATGGGGAAGCTGTAGCTCCAATGGTACGATCAGCCTAAACATCGCACTTATGAAGCTCCCGTTTGAACTTATTGACTATGTATTAATCCACGAGTTGAGCCATACGATTGAAATGAATCACTCTGAAAGCTTTTGGCGCCTTGTTGAAGCAGGTGACCCAAACTACAAAAGTCATCGGCGACTCCTCAAATCCGAAACTCCCTCTATATAG